The following coding sequences are from one Triticum dicoccoides isolate Atlit2015 ecotype Zavitan chromosome 4A, WEW_v2.0, whole genome shotgun sequence window:
- the LOC119289922 gene encoding uncharacterized protein LOC119289922 yields the protein MVAMPKTTIFFSTIIFMLLSAQASGSDSGKPKVTTLMVKACKKASINNPYNESLTQEFCLSTLQSDNRSAKAKDLHDLVLVTVILKSRVAAASGKLKQKLQDAKKGTVAMHVLSYCEVEYEDVVRRLNVCHNLIKDYQGDKSGQQFPASARLCGYELRPYRHVLVRASRYAWCGGAHQRKR from the coding sequence ATGGTAGCAATGCCAAAGACTACCATCTTCTTCTCCACCATCATCTTCATGCTTCTTTCCGCTCAAGCTAGCGGCTCTGACAGTGGCAAGCCCAAGGTGACTACGCTCATGGTGAAAGCATGCAAGAAGGCCTCGATCAACAACCCCTACAACGAATCTCTCACGCAAGAATTCTGTTTGTCGACCCTCCAGTCGGACAATCGAAGTGCCAAGGCTAAGGACCTCCATGACTTAGTGCTCGTCACTGTAATCCTTAAGAGCCGAGTCGCTGCCGCTAGTGGTAAGCTCAAGCAAAAGCTGCAAGATGCCAAGAAGGGAACAGTGGCAATGCACGTTCTCAGTTATTGTGAGGTGGAGTATGAAGATGTGGTGAGACGCCTCAACGTGTGCCACAACCTGATCAAGGACTATCAAGGTGACAAGAGCGGGCAGCAGTTCCCTGCATCTGCCCGACTGTGTGGATATGAATTACGGCCCTATCGTCATGTGTTGGTACGAGCTTCCAGA